A window of the Myxococcus fulvus genome harbors these coding sequences:
- a CDS encoding vWA domain-containing protein, protein MPPLPAFNNPEALWGLLLIPLLLVQAWRERRARAPLRFSAANVFARSGKGLRTYMLPLLPLLRVVAVTAAVLAIARPQVRDSRVRDLSVEGIDIVVALDLSTSMEAGDFRPQNRLHVAKEVLTEFLANRVNDRIGLVVFAGAAYTQAPLTLDYGVLKEVIKQLRTRVLEDGTAIGDALATSLNRLRDSEAKSRVVVLITDGDNNAGKLSPMDSANMAQALHVPIYTILVGKGGKVPFPQGTDLFGNTVWRETEIPINPELMQDIADRTGGEYYRATDPEGLRRGLQKVLDSLERSKLMEGGASATYREDFHPFLLAAFGLLALELLLRSTFLRVFP, encoded by the coding sequence ATGCCGCCGCTCCCCGCGTTCAATAACCCCGAGGCGCTCTGGGGGCTGCTGCTCATCCCGCTCCTCCTGGTGCAGGCGTGGCGGGAGCGTCGCGCTCGCGCGCCCCTGCGCTTCTCCGCGGCGAACGTGTTCGCCAGGAGCGGCAAGGGACTGCGCACGTACATGCTGCCCTTGTTGCCGCTCTTGCGCGTGGTGGCGGTGACGGCGGCGGTGCTCGCCATCGCCCGGCCCCAGGTGCGCGACTCGCGCGTGCGGGACTTGTCCGTGGAGGGCATCGACATCGTGGTGGCGTTGGACCTGTCCACGTCGATGGAGGCCGGAGACTTCCGTCCGCAGAACCGCCTGCACGTGGCCAAGGAGGTGCTCACCGAGTTCCTCGCCAACCGCGTGAATGACCGCATCGGCCTGGTGGTCTTCGCGGGCGCGGCGTACACGCAGGCGCCGCTCACGCTGGACTACGGCGTGCTGAAGGAGGTCATCAAGCAGCTGCGCACCCGCGTGCTGGAGGACGGCACGGCGATTGGTGACGCGCTGGCCACCTCGCTCAACCGCCTGCGCGACTCGGAGGCGAAGAGCCGCGTGGTGGTGCTGATTACGGACGGCGACAACAACGCGGGGAAGCTGTCGCCCATGGACTCCGCGAACATGGCGCAGGCGCTCCACGTGCCCATCTACACCATCCTCGTGGGCAAGGGCGGCAAGGTGCCCTTCCCGCAGGGCACGGACCTGTTCGGCAACACCGTGTGGCGCGAGACGGAGATTCCCATCAACCCCGAGCTGATGCAGGACATCGCGGACCGCACGGGCGGCGAGTACTACCGCGCGACGGACCCGGAGGGCTTGAGGCGCGGCCTGCAGAAGGTGCTCGACTCGCTGGAGCGCTCCAAGCTGATGGAGGGTGGCGCGTCCGCCACCTATCGCGAGGATTTCCATCCGTTCCTCCTGGCCGCCTTCGGCCTGCTCGCGCTGGAACTGCTCCTGCGCTCCACCTTCCTGAGGGTCTTCCCGTGA
- a CDS encoding tetratricopeptide repeat protein, with protein sequence MSARWLGLAWLLMLPWTALGAGPLERDHPMVQKGREAYLAGNYEEALKAFDEAKKERPHDPTVDFNRGDALAKLGRVKDAQEVFRGVTESNRPDLRQKAWYNLGNLAATTGDRVEALKSYRRALTLDPQDVQARHNYEVVLRNLPPPQDSSADGGMDGGGDSGTDGGRPDGGEDGGTKADGGAPVDGGTDGGADGGADGGTEDGGSDGGADGGGDGGADGGGDGGADGGDGGDQGPPQKGDGGSDGGADGGGDDGDGDPQDGGADGGSESESDSESANADAGVSPSDLDQQEAERLLDAMKQNEKNLQLWRFQQKKKQRKPNEKDW encoded by the coding sequence ATGAGCGCGCGGTGGCTGGGGCTTGCGTGGCTGCTCATGTTGCCGTGGACGGCGCTGGGCGCGGGGCCGCTGGAGCGCGACCATCCGATGGTGCAGAAGGGGCGTGAGGCGTACCTCGCGGGCAACTACGAGGAGGCGCTGAAGGCCTTCGACGAGGCGAAGAAGGAGCGGCCGCACGACCCGACGGTGGACTTCAACCGGGGCGACGCGCTGGCGAAGCTGGGCCGGGTGAAGGACGCGCAGGAGGTGTTCCGCGGGGTGACGGAGTCCAACCGGCCCGACCTGCGGCAGAAGGCCTGGTACAACCTGGGCAACCTCGCGGCCACGACGGGGGACCGGGTGGAGGCGCTGAAGTCCTACCGACGCGCGCTGACGCTGGACCCGCAGGACGTGCAGGCCCGGCACAACTACGAGGTGGTGCTGCGCAACCTTCCTCCGCCGCAGGACAGCTCGGCGGATGGAGGAATGGACGGTGGGGGAGACTCCGGGACGGATGGCGGACGCCCGGATGGTGGCGAGGATGGCGGCACCAAGGCGGACGGCGGCGCGCCGGTGGACGGTGGCACCGACGGCGGCGCGGATGGTGGCGCGGACGGCGGCACGGAGGATGGTGGCAGCGACGGCGGCGCGGATGGCGGCGGCGATGGTGGCGCGGACGGCGGGGGTGACGGCGGCGCGGATGGCGGCGACGGCGGCGACCAGGGTCCTCCGCAGAAGGGCGATGGCGGCAGCGACGGCGGCGCGGATGGCGGCGGCGATGACGGAGATGGCGACCCGCAGGATGGCGGGGCGGACGGTGGCAGCGAGTCGGAGAGCGACTCGGAGTCGGCGAACGCGGATGCGGGCGTGAGCCCGTCGGACCTGGACCAGCAGGAGGCGGAGCGCCTGCTGGATGCGATGAAGCAGAACGAGAAGAATCTCCAGCTCTGGCGTTTCCAGCAGAAGAAGAAGCAGAGGAAGCCCAATGAGAAGGACTGGTAG
- a CDS encoding VWA domain-containing protein, giving the protein MTPVEPWRFTVLGYQAGLAQPVFLGLVLLGALLGLLALMLSLRRRSRVRAVLHERHAERFTPGISVWRPATQGGLYGLGLMLFGFALAQPQCGTKSELTKRRGIDVVVALDASKSMLARDVQPSRLERAKLELTTLLDELKGDRVGLVVFAGDAFIQSPLTSDYSAVKLFLRAVDPEVMPQGGTNVGSALRLSKQVLDNADRGSKERVVVLLSDGEDLVGEVGEASDALKEAGVQVLTVGVGSESGEPIPVYDRRGEFVDYKKDGAGETVITRLDRAGLTAIAEATGGAFFFQPRGVAMGQVVERIDQMQKSELESRVTVRYDERFQTFAVPGLVLLVLGMVLLPSTRRRSTP; this is encoded by the coding sequence GTGACGCCCGTGGAACCCTGGCGCTTCACCGTGCTCGGCTATCAGGCGGGACTGGCCCAGCCGGTGTTCCTCGGCCTGGTGCTGCTGGGGGCCCTCCTGGGCTTGCTCGCGCTCATGCTGTCCCTCAGGCGTCGCTCGCGCGTGCGCGCGGTGCTGCATGAGCGGCATGCCGAGCGCTTCACGCCGGGCATCTCCGTGTGGCGTCCGGCCACGCAGGGGGGGCTGTACGGCCTGGGGCTCATGCTGTTCGGCTTCGCGCTGGCGCAGCCGCAGTGTGGAACGAAGAGCGAGCTGACCAAGCGGCGCGGCATCGACGTGGTGGTGGCGCTGGATGCGTCCAAGTCCATGCTCGCGCGCGACGTGCAGCCCAGCCGGTTGGAGCGCGCCAAGCTGGAGCTGACGACGCTGCTCGACGAACTCAAGGGCGACCGCGTGGGCCTGGTGGTCTTCGCGGGGGATGCGTTCATCCAGTCGCCGCTGACGTCGGACTACTCGGCGGTGAAGCTGTTCCTGCGCGCGGTGGACCCGGAGGTGATGCCCCAGGGCGGCACCAACGTGGGCTCGGCGCTCCGGCTGTCCAAGCAGGTGTTGGACAACGCGGACCGCGGCTCGAAGGAGCGCGTGGTGGTGCTGTTGTCGGACGGCGAAGATTTGGTCGGCGAGGTGGGCGAGGCCAGCGACGCGCTGAAGGAAGCGGGCGTGCAGGTGCTGACGGTGGGCGTGGGCTCCGAGTCCGGCGAGCCCATCCCCGTGTACGACCGGCGCGGCGAGTTCGTGGACTACAAGAAGGACGGCGCGGGCGAGACGGTGATTACGCGCCTGGACCGCGCGGGGCTGACGGCCATCGCGGAGGCCACGGGGGGCGCGTTCTTCTTCCAGCCGCGCGGCGTGGCCATGGGGCAGGTGGTGGAGCGCATCGACCAGATGCAGAAGAGCGAGCTGGAGAGCCGCGTGACGGTCCGCTACGACGAGCGCTTCCAGACCTTCGCGGTGCCGGGCCTGGTGCTGCTCGTGTTGGGGATGGTGCTGTTGCCGTCCACGCGCCGGAGGTCGACGCCATGA
- a CDS encoding AAA family ATPase yields the protein MNTDIRALTERVNQESSFVEVLNQETGKVIVGQRYMLERILIGLLCNGHVLLEGVPGLAKTLTVRTVADALSATFMRIQFTPDLLPADVVGTMIYNQQAANFTVRKGPIFANIVLADEINRAPAKVQSALLEAMAERQVTIGDQTFGLPQPFLVLATQNPIEQEGTYPLPEAQVDRFMLKVKVGYPTRDEEKVIMDRMSGGTTPRAQRVIAVEHLVRARELVHQIYMDEKVKEYILNVVFATREPGKYGLKDLADYIQFGASPRATISLAQAARAHAFLRHRAFVTPEDVKAIAFDVLRHRVAMTYEAEAEDLTPEKIIQRVFDRVEVP from the coding sequence ATGAACACGGACATCCGCGCGCTCACCGAACGCGTGAATCAGGAAAGCAGCTTCGTCGAGGTCCTCAACCAGGAAACCGGCAAGGTCATCGTCGGCCAGCGCTACATGCTGGAGCGCATCCTCATCGGCCTGTTGTGCAATGGCCACGTGCTCCTGGAGGGCGTGCCCGGCCTCGCCAAGACGCTCACCGTGCGCACCGTGGCGGACGCGCTCAGCGCCACGTTCATGCGCATCCAGTTCACCCCGGACCTGCTGCCCGCCGACGTCGTGGGCACGATGATCTACAACCAGCAGGCCGCGAACTTCACCGTCCGCAAGGGCCCCATCTTCGCGAACATCGTCCTCGCGGACGAAATCAACCGCGCCCCCGCCAAGGTGCAGTCCGCGCTGCTGGAGGCCATGGCCGAGCGCCAGGTCACCATCGGCGACCAGACCTTCGGGCTGCCCCAGCCGTTCCTTGTGCTGGCCACGCAGAACCCCATCGAGCAGGAAGGCACCTACCCGCTGCCCGAGGCGCAGGTGGACCGCTTCATGCTCAAGGTGAAGGTGGGCTACCCGACGCGGGATGAGGAGAAGGTCATCATGGACCGCATGTCCGGAGGCACCACGCCCCGGGCCCAGCGGGTCATCGCGGTGGAGCACCTGGTGCGCGCCCGCGAGCTCGTTCATCAAATCTACATGGACGAGAAGGTGAAGGAGTACATCCTCAACGTCGTCTTCGCCACGCGCGAGCCGGGCAAGTACGGCCTCAAGGACCTGGCCGACTACATCCAGTTCGGCGCCTCGCCGCGCGCCACCATCTCCCTGGCCCAGGCCGCGCGCGCGCATGCGTTCCTTCGCCACCGCGCCTTCGTCACGCCCGAGGACGTGAAGGCCATCGCCTTCGACGTGCTCCGCCACCGCGTGGCGATGACGTACGAGGCCGAGGCCGAGGACCTCACGCCGGAGAAGATCATCCAGCGGGTGTTCGACCGCGTCGAAGTGCCCTGA
- a CDS encoding DUF58 domain-containing protein, whose amino-acid sequence MLPKDLIRRIRKLEIRTRKVVSDMLAGQYHSVFKGRGMAFSEVRQYQPGDEIRIIDWNVTARMNEAYVKVFTEERELTVMLLVDVSASKEFGSKERTKAEIAAEVAAQIAFSAIANNDRVGLILFSDRVEKVVPPRKGRTHVLRLVSDILTFQPAGKGTDLSAGLTYLTQVAKRKAVTFLVSDFQARDYEKPLRLVGRKHDLVPVVVEDPLEEAFPRLGLVEMEDPETGDRFVVDTSDPRVRGRYARAMQAARDERRKLFKKLELDHVELRAGDDHGKALAQFFRARARRMAA is encoded by the coding sequence GTGCTGCCCAAGGACCTCATCCGCCGCATCCGCAAGCTGGAGATCCGCACCCGCAAGGTGGTCTCCGACATGCTCGCGGGCCAGTACCACTCGGTCTTCAAGGGCCGGGGCATGGCCTTCTCCGAGGTGCGGCAGTACCAGCCCGGCGACGAGATTCGCATCATCGACTGGAACGTCACCGCGCGCATGAACGAGGCCTACGTCAAGGTCTTCACCGAGGAGCGCGAGCTCACGGTGATGCTCCTGGTCGACGTGTCCGCCTCCAAGGAGTTCGGCTCGAAGGAGCGCACCAAGGCCGAAATCGCGGCCGAGGTCGCCGCGCAGATCGCCTTCAGCGCCATTGCCAACAACGACCGGGTGGGGCTCATCCTCTTCTCGGACCGGGTGGAGAAGGTGGTGCCGCCGCGCAAGGGCCGCACGCACGTGCTGCGGTTGGTGAGCGACATCCTCACGTTCCAGCCCGCGGGCAAGGGCACGGACCTGTCCGCGGGGCTGACGTATCTGACGCAGGTGGCGAAGCGGAAGGCCGTCACCTTCCTCGTCTCCGACTTCCAGGCGCGCGACTACGAGAAGCCGCTGCGGCTGGTGGGGCGCAAGCACGACCTGGTCCCCGTGGTGGTGGAGGACCCGCTGGAGGAGGCCTTCCCGCGCCTGGGGCTGGTGGAGATGGAGGACCCTGAGACGGGAGACCGCTTCGTCGTGGACACGAGCGACCCGCGCGTGCGGGGCCGCTACGCGCGCGCCATGCAGGCCGCTCGCGACGAGCGCCGCAAGCTCTTCAAGAAGCTGGAGCTGGACCACGTGGAGCTGCGCGCCGGAGACGACCACGGCAAGGCGCTCGCGCAGTTCTTCCGCGCGCGGGCCCGGAGGATGGCGGCATGA
- a CDS encoding BatD family protein: MSRWMARFAMGLCVGALTLASSAGAQAPQGTAPAAASPPGAPTHEQTQPLDVSVRVDPQQVRIGDPFTYHVVLTHPKDHRYELAVPKETGDFEFLDQTRQRQDGADSATTTFAVRLSAFALGTVQVPALAFDVATPEGPRQYSLPGRQIEVTSTLPPEAEGQGADLFDIQPPQEVPIRSWRLVLALLGALAAGLLAWALLRWWRNRPKHVYVPPPQPLDVRTRKALDTLKAENLPARGRVKDHYFRLSEIVRGYLGERYGFEALECTSSELMSSLRRLAPPNLPEDKLMRFVSESDMVKYARADASPESCRDALLFGYELVDKTYVPPQPIQAPDNAAAPRVQ; this comes from the coding sequence ATGAGCCGGTGGATGGCGCGCTTCGCGATGGGGCTGTGCGTGGGCGCGCTGACGCTCGCGTCGTCGGCCGGGGCCCAGGCGCCGCAGGGGACCGCACCCGCCGCGGCGAGCCCGCCCGGGGCCCCCACGCACGAACAGACGCAGCCGCTGGACGTGTCGGTGCGCGTGGACCCGCAGCAGGTGCGCATCGGCGACCCGTTCACGTACCACGTGGTGCTCACCCATCCGAAGGACCACCGCTACGAGCTGGCGGTGCCCAAGGAGACGGGGGACTTCGAGTTCCTCGACCAGACGCGCCAGCGGCAGGACGGCGCGGACTCGGCCACCACGACGTTCGCGGTGCGCCTGTCGGCCTTCGCGCTGGGGACGGTGCAGGTGCCCGCGCTCGCGTTCGACGTGGCCACGCCGGAGGGCCCGCGTCAGTACTCGCTGCCGGGTCGGCAGATTGAGGTGACGTCCACGCTGCCTCCGGAGGCGGAGGGGCAGGGCGCGGACCTGTTCGACATCCAGCCGCCGCAGGAGGTGCCCATCCGCTCGTGGCGCCTGGTGCTGGCGCTGCTGGGCGCGCTCGCGGCGGGCCTGTTGGCGTGGGCGCTCTTGCGCTGGTGGAGGAACCGCCCCAAGCACGTGTACGTGCCGCCCCCGCAGCCGCTGGACGTGCGCACGCGCAAGGCGCTGGACACGCTCAAGGCGGAGAACCTGCCCGCGCGCGGCCGCGTGAAGGACCACTACTTCCGCCTGTCCGAAATCGTCCGCGGCTACCTGGGCGAGCGCTACGGCTTCGAGGCGTTGGAGTGCACCAGCTCCGAGCTGATGTCCTCGCTGCGCCGCCTGGCTCCGCCGAACCTCCCCGAGGACAAGCTCATGCGCTTCGTGTCCGAGTCGGACATGGTGAAGTACGCGCGGGCGGACGCCTCCCCCGAGAGCTGTCGTGACGCGCTCCTGTTCGGCTACGAGCTCGTCGACAAGACCTACGTTCCGCCCCAGCCGATTCAAGCTCCCGACAATGCCGCCGCTCCCCGCGTTCAATAA